Genomic DNA from Salvia miltiorrhiza cultivar Shanhuang (shh) chromosome 1, IMPLAD_Smil_shh, whole genome shotgun sequence:
GCCTCTATGCTTCTTCCCATCAAATTCAAACCTCTTGATCTTAGTCTCTATGGAGGCAGAAGCCGATTTCTGTTTCAACTAAACGGTAATCCTCATTGCTCGTCTGTGTTGGTGTTAGTTAATGAGTTTGATGGAATTCCTGAATGCAGCTCATCATCCCAAATCCTTCCATTTCCATGCTCCTCATCCTTCAACTAGAGGTGATAATGAACAACACATTGTCCATTTCTGCTGACAAATAacctctctcctcttttctttgattctttcaGTTGAAGCTTGTTTGATGATTGATTGATTTCCTTGCAGTTGCAGGACCATCTCCGTCTCCGTCTCCGTCTCCATCTTCATCTCGGGTTGGTTGGATTCATAAAGGGCGCCTTCCTTTGCCTGCAATTCCATCCAACCATTTAAAAGGTCAGTTACTATACACATCTTTCCATAGTGGCAGACCCTGATTTTTCATTTGGGGTAACAAAGGTTGTTATgcaattttgagaaaataatttAAGGAAAAATGACACTCAAATTTTTTAAGCATTTTTTTGTCCTCCTATAGGCATTTTTGATGTCATATCATCCCTGTTTTTCCTCATTCCCAAATTAGAAAATACTGTATTAGATATGTGCATAAAATGGAGAAATAGTCCCATCAAAGAAATGTACGCTACTAAATGATCTTATCTCCCTCCAGAAGGGCCTACTATCTCTCCAACGAGCTCTCCTTTAGCAACCAACAAGAAGTCTGTACCACCATTACCAAGCATGGCACTCCCACCTCCTCCTCCTAACAAAGGTATATACATGTTTTGCTTATAACTGCATCTTctcttttattataaattataaataccTTGCAGGATGTGTGTCGGTGGCATGCACAGAGCCGCTGACCTTCACCCCACCGGGAACAGCGTGCGCTTGCGTTTGGCCTATTCAAGTGAGACTCCAATTCGGCATCTCTCTCTATGCATTCTTCCCTATGGTATCCGAGCTTGCTCTACAAATCGCCGAGGCTGTGCCGTTGGATCAAAGCCAAGTTCGGATCATGGGAGCAGACGCAGTCGATCCAGAGCTACAGAAAACTACTGTTGTCATCAATTTGGTGCCTCTGGCTCAGCCATTCACATCTGCTGCCGCCTTCTCCATTTACAAAAAGTTTTGGACCAAAGACCTCTCCATCAACACTTCCACTTTTGGTGTTTATGATGTCGTATATGTTCACTATCCAGGTACGCACCACATAAATCATACTCTTTTGAAAAAATGCACATTTTTTATGGATAAATCTTTTTGAAATGAACGTTGTTGAGTTGAGATGAATGGTTGTGTGGTTGGAGTATATAATGATTTGTATGGAATTTGAAATATTTTGCAGGCCTACCGGCATCTCCACCAGCGTGGCCTTCGAGCTCCGCTACGATCGACGTGCAGCCTGATCCTGGCGGCCGGAGTGGCCCAATAAAGCCTCTGGGAGTAGACGTGGCGAGGGTGAGGAAAAACCAGTCAGCCAACAACATCATCATTGTAATTGTGCTATCATCACTCACAGCTTTTGTAGTGTGTATGGGATTTATTCTACTAGTCCTCTCAAAATGCCGCAACGCTAGGGAAACCCATCACCAAGGCTTGATACCACAGGATGGAAAGCAATCGGGTATGGCTTcacatttacttttatttatttattactattattatttaaaagtCTGATAAAATGAAGGGTTATTTGCATATACATGCACGAAATTTGGTGGTTTTCTGGAGTTGCAAGTGAGACCCTTTTCGttcttataaaaaatattcgaattttcaattaaattttttcTAAGTGAAATTGAGTTGGTAGTTGAAAATTTCAACGTGGCCAAATCGACGATGAAAAAGTAAGTGAGATTCTTGCTCCACTAACACTCAAATAAAAGGTGGAACCcctatttcactcacaacatatataactattttattaaaactcgtgtcgctCTCAAATAGATAATACTAATAAATTGAGACGGAGGGAGAGcatgaatttaaaattcataaatcATTTGATTGAGGGGACAAGAATTCACAATCAGCTTGAGGGGCAAGAGCATCGTTGAGAAGGAATTCATATCGCGACTACAGATTTTTGGGAAAAATGTCGCATCTTTCAAGACCATCATCCAGCTCGTCGATGAAATTGTTTCTTGGATTGAAACTCATATTTAGTTATAAACAATGACATTTTGGTGTGTGTTTGAATACTAAACCATTTTTTTCTCATCGTTAATTTGGCCACGCTGGAATTTCTGACCGCCAATTCATTTTAAATggtgtgcaaaatcagaaaatttGAGAGGTGAGAGTATTTATGATCAGAAAAAATAAGGTGGTATGCAATTtcaaaaaacctaaaaaatttgtgtatatgaaatgaaaatataatgTAACGTGATATGGATGGGCAGGTGGTGGACGGTTGGTGACGTTGAGCTCGGCCTCAGTGTCGTTCAACTCGAGCCTCATGGCGTTCACAGGGACCGCGAAATTGTTCAGCGTGGAGGATATAGGGAGAGCCACGGATGACTTGGATAGCTCAAGAATTGTGGGTGAAGGAGGCTTTGGGCTCGTATACGGCGGCACTCTCGACGATGGGAGGAAGGTGGCCGTGAAAGTTCTCAAGAGAGACGATCAGCAAGGCGGCCGCGAGTTCCTTGCAGAAGTGGAGATGCTGGGCCGGCTGCACCACCGGAACTTGGTGAAGTTGATAGGCATCTGTGCCGAGGAGCACTCTAGATGCCTCGTCTACGAGCTCGTCCCCAATGGCAGCGTCGAGTCTCATTTACACGGTTAGTATACATTCCAAAGCTTACTCATATACATATGCATGCTTTGATTAAATCATGAGGATCTTGTTTGTGCAGGAGTTGATAAGGAGGTTGCTCCTCTGGATTGGCCGGCTAGGATGAAGATCGCCCTCGGTGCAGCCAGGGGTCTGGCCTACTTGCACGAGGACTCAAGCCCGCGGGTCATACACCGGGACTTCAAGTCCAGCAACATCTTGCTTGAGCATGACTACACACCTAAAGTCTCTGATTTTGGCTTGGCTAGAGCAGCCATGGATGAAGCACACAAGCACGTTTCCACTCATGTCATGGGGACTTTCGGGTATAAACTTCTTCATATAATAGTTTACACTTTTCAATTTTCAGCCAATTTCAATTTATAACCTTAACTTTGATTTACTTCAGGTTCTAAAATTTGAGAAATTCTTTAACTATGGTCTCAATCACGTGATAAAAATTGTTACTTTTCACCTAAAACTATGACTAATGGCCACGAACCAAAGCCTGATGATCTCCAAGTCCAACAGTAGGTAGGCCATCATCGTTGAACCATTGGTGTGATTGAAATCGCGCTTGAAAGTTATCCCTATTGTACTAACTTTCAGGATCGATTGTGTCCATACTGGTGATTCAATGACAATGGTTTATTTACTTTTGGACTTTGGTTTCGTGATGATTGATCATTGTTTTAGATGtaatttcaataataataataaaaaaaacaactaTTGCTACCGTTACGCCATGATTTTagctataattaaataatttctcaaaattcaAGACATATGAAAAGTAAATCAAAGTTAAAAGCTAgtataaactaaaattcacTGAAAATCCAAGCTATAGTTAAGCTTATAAACTAAAAACTTCCTTGCTGCAATTACTTAGCTCTAGAATACGCGATGACACGACGtccataattaaataatttttcaaaattcagGACATAcacaataaaaatcaaaattaagggTATAAGCTGAAATTCCTTGAGAGTTAAGGTTATAAAGTATAATTAAGCCTCTTCACTGCAAGAAGTGTGAGTTGAAGCTATAAACTATAAACTTGGTTGGTGCAGTTACTTAGCTCCAGAATACGCGATGACGGGCCATCTCCTGGTGAAGAGCGACGTGTACAGCTACGGCGTGGTGCTCCTGGAGCTACTAACAGGAAGAAAGCCAGTTGATCTATCTCAGCCTTCAGGGCAGGAGAATCTGGTGGCGTGGGCTCGGCCTCTCCTGGCAACGAGGGAAGGTCTGGAGATGATCATCGATCCATCGCTAAAGTCAGGTGTGCCGTTGGACAATGTGGCTCGAGTGGCAGCCATAGCATCCATGTGTGTGCAGCCCGAGGTGTCCCACCGCCCCTTCATGGGGGAGGTGGTCCAGGCTCTGAAGCTCGTGTGCAACGAGCTTGATGAGACGAGGGAGCCCGTGTCGAGGAGTGTCAGCCAAGATGACTTCTCTGTTGATGTGGAGAGCTGCAAGCAGAGCAGGAGGTTGAATGAGACCAAGGTAGCGCTGTCGGCTGTGGATTTGTCGAGCTCGTCGGCTGCCTTTCAAGGCCGCGAATCGGAGTCTTTTAGGAGGCAGTTCAACTCTGCTCCTTTGAAGATGGAGAGGAAGAGGAAATTTTGGCAGAGGTTGAGGGGATTGTCTAGAGGCAGCATGAGTGAGCATGAGTATTCCTTGCAACTATAgttgactctctctctctctctccccctctaTGATATATGGTATAGGTTAAGGTTGGTGCAGCATTGAAATTCCAAGACTTTGTCTTTGTAAATTGTGAATTCCATCGCTAGACTTGGAAGGAGAGTTTTACAAGTCCTTTTTTGATGTTCATCTTGTTTAGATTTGGAAAAATTGGGAAGTTGTTagatttttcttatattttaaatgttttGGAGGGAAATTTAGGAGAGTTCGTTAAATCCACTTCActtgtaaatttttaataatgATGATAATAATACTTGCTTTCATTCGTTTGGTGATTCTACTTGGGCCTCATGGGATGAACTAGTTGGGCctgtttttattttcttgatgTTTGTACTGGGCCTAACGGGCTTTACTTAATGTTTTTAATTCGAATTCTTGATTAGAGTAGTTTGCCGATAAGCTCGACTCATCGTAATGCTTATTTTTGAGCCACCTGAAGAGTTAATTGTGAGTGTGTTAATTTGatcaataatatttatttatttttaaaaaatgaaatcatGTGGTTAGCtagagatgtcaatcgggtcagCCCTATCATGTTttgggctaatcgggttgaagATTTTGTCGGGCTATAAATTTTCAACCGTAATCCTAaatgttcgggtttcgggctagcacATCGGGCTAATCGAGTTAAAGACGTAAAactaaaataatcatttttattttgttattcttaataatctaatgtataatgtataaaatatacataaaaatcaaagatataaattatatggcaagcatgaaatgcaaaaatataagatattgaaaaaaaaatcaagattacataacttataaaataagttggtaacaataaaatgttcaactttgttaaagaaaaacCAATAAAATCCCACAATAGTTTGAACTCATAGAATCAAAGCatctaaaaaatatagaaaaatgaaatgatgagactttataatattttgtcattttttaatttttatatctaaattttATGTTATGTATTCGGCTTTCGGGCTAGTCCATCGAGTTAGTCGGGCCAATCCTATCGGGCGTcgggctattcggttacgggctagtagggttgtaatttttatcgggttaaaaattttcaaccctaaccctctcggatTAACGGGTTAGTCGGGCCAATCCACCAGTTTCGGGCTGAATTGACATCCCTACGTGTGGTTAGACCAAAAACAACGTGCAACGAGATGTGATCTATATAGACATATAGTCGATCCGACATGTAAAAAGTGGCATAAAAGAGTTGTGGTGTTCTTACAAATATAACTCTATTATGAAAGAGTGCTCTTCTATGagagatgagatccagtgtccttCAATTTTATATGTGTCAATGTGTCACAtacttatatctattattttaaaaatatttttttataaaaataaaatttattataatagtatgaattatattgaagttttatatcaaaaaattaaaatttttaaaaagtatataccatgactttgaatttatcaacctattattagctaataaaagtgaaattaaaaaataattatataccctaaattgatggaataaactctagttaataatcacaaaattaaactaaagcctataaaattgaaattgaagaaaatatacataaaaaattaaacaaaattgaaagtgagacataaagtctggtacactgaatctcattctcTTCTATGAAATTttgataataattataatattcttaattattttatttttttaagaacaTTTTACTAATTTCGTATACACACAtgtatatagggtgtggttctagagagaactacattatttgtgagaacgggagaaccatcaaatctaatgcatccactgtaaaaattaatgcattcgctgttaaaattaatgcactaaaaaaattaaaaaaaaatgctcccttcaggattcgaacccaggatctgcattcatccaacaagatgatgcatccaccgtagatcttgttgatcgaatggctgaaaatggttctccggtcttcttttatttatggttctttcttgaacctctccccatatatatatatatatatatatatatatcactaatttcgtatacacatatatattgagaatgattattaaaaaaaaaaaaaaaaaaaaccctcgTAGAAATAATGAACAATTGTTCACTACATATACTAAAGAGCTCTTATGACAACAATAGCTTATATAAGAATTATTAGTCCAAGCTAATTTATAGTTTGGAATTCATTAGTCCACAAACACAAAgttgtttactttgaaggattagtttttgatagataaaaataataaggttaattctttgtttactttgatggattgaaattttgggatatcccaagcccctttattatttttatcatttaaactaGTTTTTAGATGCatcatttaagctaattttgATTGATATATTCTTATATCATCAAAAGGGTTCGAAATTGGAGTATAATTCTACCattgaagataaaaatactcaatcatccaTTTTATTAATCATACAAAGTAAACGCTCCCTTAACGTAACGTAAGAGAAAGTGAAGAAAAGAGGTGGCGGATGATTCATAAAGAGACAAACACAAAAGCAGCATCAAGAGAATTGATACTGTCAATACAACACATACTACTACAACTCCACAAAACATTCTTCACACATCATCACCTACCTCTTAACATCTACCAAAACAATCAAGATTCAAAGAATTACAATTTTTTGTCTCCCTATTAAACACAAACCAAACCTCTTCTACTCATTCCTCACACCCTAGCGGCTTCGCCTagtctctctctcaaaatcttCACTCCAGCATACCTGCATACCATAAACAACATCacgttttatatatatagaggatcACACAAATGCAATTACTTTCTATATACGCACTTACTCTATAGGTTTTTATGAAAAGTGCAGTAACTTTATAATGAGGGTTTTtaaggacagtaacttagattgatttgaaaattattgtcctaaaaaaacCCTAAAACTCGTAACTTTATATGTTAAGTGTAGTTACTCTGTAGTTTTGACCTTACCTGCCTAACATCATGACGGTGGCCTGAGGGTTGGTCCCCGGGGAGTCGAAGAACGTGGAGCCGTCCACGACGCGGAGCCTATCAACGCCGAGGACCCGGTAGTCGGGGGCGATGACCCGGCCCACGTGGCAGCCGCCGTGGTAGTGCCAGATGGTGATGACAGTGTCCTTGCAAAACTGCTCGAGCGAGTTGGTGTCGTTGGTGTGCCTCGGAATGAGGTTGACGCTGGCCTCGACGCTCATCTTGAGGAGCTTGTCGACGACGGTTTGGTCGTCGAGCTGCGTGTAGTTGGTGAAGGGCTTGGACTTGAGGAGGCGCTCGACGAGGCGGATGCCCTCGACGCACTTGGCGAGGTCGGCCGGGTGGGTGAAGTAGTTGAAGGTGATGGAGGGGTTGTCGTCGACGTTGGTGTTGGCGAGCTTCACCTCGCCCTGCGAGAGCGGCCGGGCGAGCTTCGCGAGGATGAAGCCGCCTTGGAAGGCCTCCACGGGGAGGTTGCGCTTCCGGCGCTTGAAGCTGTGGATCGCTGCGTGCGAGCGTTGCTTCGGAGGGATGGTCGAGAGCTGCCCTAGCTGTTATGTGCAACATATATAATTAgtttctaaatattttttttctagtaATTAAGGGAAAGAGGGCAGTGACCTCAGCAGAAGCAATGCCATGGTCACAATGGATGCTACTCTTGTTCTGTCCAAAGCCACTGCTGGCTTCAATGTAGACTCCCAGCTTGGTGATCCCGACGGTCTGTATGAGGGACTGCTTCACCGGCGTCTTGCTCGGGACGAAGATCGTGTTCATTGGGTTGTCCGACATGTTCTTCCCCACGAACCCGTTGTCGAGCACCACCGGGACGTTGAGCTTCTCCAGATCGGCCCTGGGGCCAATGCCGCTCAGGAGCAGCAAGTGGGGGCTGCCGATTGCACCTGAGGACACGATCACCTCGCTCCTCGCTCTCTTCGACAGCACTGCCCGGTGCGTCTTCCCCTTCTCGTCTTTGAAGATCACTCCAACTGCCTTAGGCCTTCTCCCTGCCACTCAAAATTGTTACTACATTTGTGCATATGTGGTAGAAATACTGCATTAACACACATGCCCCGGTCCAGGGGGCTTGGGGGGGGCTCGAGCCCCCCCAAACCAATAAAAGCCTTAtacatttagtttttttttcagtttttttttttttcattctttcaaTGACCCCCATGTCCCTGCACAAATCCATAGATGCAAGTTttcacaaaaacaaaaaaaaatcaattcacTACTACATAATTGGCTATGTTTCTTGGCCTCTTTTAACTACTTCTTAGTATTAGCCATAGGTGTGAAAAAGCATCTAAAAATACTAAATTGACACATGGGCGGATCCAGGGGTGCTAGGGGGAGCACCAGCCCCCCTAAATGAATATGAGATTTTGAAATAATTACCCGTGGTGTCGAACTCAATCCTCTGGACCGTGGCACGGACTAGGACGCGGAGCTTCTCGGGATTAGCGGAGGCGAGGAGCTCCGCAGACGTGTGGCGGCGGCCGAAGCGGTCGAAGATGGTCCCACCGACTTTGGTGCCGTACAAGTGGTCGTAGGTGAAGCCATGGAAAGGTGAGACACCAATCTCTAAGAGGCTGTCTCTTATGGCCCGCTGCCACGGCCCGAAATCGGGCCTGTGCACGATCTGCTTCTCCACCCAATGGTACGACTCATTCACCAGCTCAGCATCCCACCCTGCTTTCTTAATCTCACTGCACCAAATCAATCGTGAAAAACCATCAAAAATGAGTtgacattaattaattgaaattctTCAACATGATAACTTCTTTTTCATGTGGCATGGTCTAAATATTGAACAAATTCAGTTCAACTTAGTAAAGATTGCAAGGGAATCTGATACATTTGCAATTTAGCACATGTTTGGTTGGCTTTTTTGGAGCTTGGAAaaggattcaattaattgaatttattataCTTATTGTTTGGTTTTGGTAATGCGTTAACCATTGCCTTTATTCAAGGTAATTCAATCACCCAACTTATtatccctcaaaatagaggagaaacaaaagaaagagaatcccttactaattatttctttttattgttGAACTAAACACTCAAAAGTAACCGTTATTGTTATCATTCGTCTCCTTTATTTGATTACATTCTCTTTCCATACTCTACTTAAACCAAACAAGCACTTAATCCTAACATTATGATATTGTGAGAACTAAGTTATGgattgcatttaaaaaaaaaacaaagaaaaaaatatacatctatatatattgttaaaaagtgggataaaaaggaaaaaaaaagaaggttTTTCATTAGTGATAGTGCGTGAGTAGTTAAGCTGCTATAAATGTGATTCAATCTTCAGCTTTCTTTAGTGGTTCCTACTTACAAATATATGTGccttttttcaactttttttcttttttttgcccCCCTGTGACAACCTCAACCTaactaaaagaaaattataactGATTGGAACAAACgcaataatttattgaaaacaacaacataaacaaatacatacatatatatatatata
This window encodes:
- the LOC130991442 gene encoding receptor-like serine/threonine-protein kinase ALE2 isoform X1, translating into MKLQLSFVILCSFLFQESEGLGLASSMASMLLPIKFKPLDLSLYGGRSRFLFQLNAHHPKSFHFHAPHPSTRVAGPSPSPSPSPSSSRVGWIHKGRLPLPAIPSNHLKEGPTISPTSSPLATNKKSVPPLPSMALPPPPPNKGCVSVACTEPLTFTPPGTACACVWPIQVRLQFGISLYAFFPMVSELALQIAEAVPLDQSQVRIMGADAVDPELQKTTVVINLVPLAQPFTSAAAFSIYKKFWTKDLSINTSTFGVYDVVYVHYPGLPASPPAWPSSSATIDVQPDPGGRSGPIKPLGVDVARVRKNQSANNIIIVIVLSSLTAFVVCMGFILLVLSKCRNARETHHQGLIPQDGKQSGGGRLVTLSSASVSFNSSLMAFTGTAKLFSVEDIGRATDDLDSSRIVGEGGFGLVYGGTLDDGRKVAVKVLKRDDQQGGREFLAEVEMLGRLHHRNLVKLIGICAEEHSRCLVYELVPNGSVESHLHGVDKEVAPLDWPARMKIALGAARGLAYLHEDSSPRVIHRDFKSSNILLEHDYTPKVSDFGLARAAMDEAHKHVSTHVMGTFGYLAPEYAMTGHLLVKSDVYSYGVVLLELLTGRKPVDLSQPSGQENLVAWARPLLATREGLEMIIDPSLKSGVPLDNVARVAAIASMCVQPEVSHRPFMGEVVQALKLVCNELDETREPVSRSVSQDDFSVDVESCKQSRRLNETKVALSAVDLSSSSAAFQGRESESFRRQFNSAPLKMERKRKFWQRLRGLSRGSMSEHEYSLQL
- the LOC130991442 gene encoding receptor-like serine/threonine-protein kinase ALE2 isoform X2; protein product: MKLQLSFVILCSFLFQESEGLGLASSMASMLLPIKFKPLDLSLYGGRSRFLFQLNAHHPKSFHFHAPHPSTRVAGPSPSPSPSPSSSRVGWIHKGRLPLPAIPSNHLKGPTISPTSSPLATNKKSVPPLPSMALPPPPPNKGCVSVACTEPLTFTPPGTACACVWPIQVRLQFGISLYAFFPMVSELALQIAEAVPLDQSQVRIMGADAVDPELQKTTVVINLVPLAQPFTSAAAFSIYKKFWTKDLSINTSTFGVYDVVYVHYPGLPASPPAWPSSSATIDVQPDPGGRSGPIKPLGVDVARVRKNQSANNIIIVIVLSSLTAFVVCMGFILLVLSKCRNARETHHQGLIPQDGKQSGGGRLVTLSSASVSFNSSLMAFTGTAKLFSVEDIGRATDDLDSSRIVGEGGFGLVYGGTLDDGRKVAVKVLKRDDQQGGREFLAEVEMLGRLHHRNLVKLIGICAEEHSRCLVYELVPNGSVESHLHGVDKEVAPLDWPARMKIALGAARGLAYLHEDSSPRVIHRDFKSSNILLEHDYTPKVSDFGLARAAMDEAHKHVSTHVMGTFGYLAPEYAMTGHLLVKSDVYSYGVVLLELLTGRKPVDLSQPSGQENLVAWARPLLATREGLEMIIDPSLKSGVPLDNVARVAAIASMCVQPEVSHRPFMGEVVQALKLVCNELDETREPVSRSVSQDDFSVDVESCKQSRRLNETKVALSAVDLSSSSAAFQGRESESFRRQFNSAPLKMERKRKFWQRLRGLSRGSMSEHEYSLQL
- the LOC130991442 gene encoding receptor-like serine/threonine-protein kinase ALE2 isoform X4 is translated as MKLQLSFVILCSFLFQESEGLGLASSMASMLLPIKFKPLDLSLYGGRSRFLFQLNAHHPKSFHFHAPHPSTRGPSPSPSPSPSSSRVGWIHKGRLPLPAIPSNHLKGPTISPTSSPLATNKKSVPPLPSMALPPPPPNKGCVSVACTEPLTFTPPGTACACVWPIQVRLQFGISLYAFFPMVSELALQIAEAVPLDQSQVRIMGADAVDPELQKTTVVINLVPLAQPFTSAAAFSIYKKFWTKDLSINTSTFGVYDVVYVHYPGLPASPPAWPSSSATIDVQPDPGGRSGPIKPLGVDVARVRKNQSANNIIIVIVLSSLTAFVVCMGFILLVLSKCRNARETHHQGLIPQDGKQSGGGRLVTLSSASVSFNSSLMAFTGTAKLFSVEDIGRATDDLDSSRIVGEGGFGLVYGGTLDDGRKVAVKVLKRDDQQGGREFLAEVEMLGRLHHRNLVKLIGICAEEHSRCLVYELVPNGSVESHLHGVDKEVAPLDWPARMKIALGAARGLAYLHEDSSPRVIHRDFKSSNILLEHDYTPKVSDFGLARAAMDEAHKHVSTHVMGTFGYLAPEYAMTGHLLVKSDVYSYGVVLLELLTGRKPVDLSQPSGQENLVAWARPLLATREGLEMIIDPSLKSGVPLDNVARVAAIASMCVQPEVSHRPFMGEVVQALKLVCNELDETREPVSRSVSQDDFSVDVESCKQSRRLNETKVALSAVDLSSSSAAFQGRESESFRRQFNSAPLKMERKRKFWQRLRGLSRGSMSEHEYSLQL
- the LOC130991442 gene encoding receptor-like serine/threonine-protein kinase ALE2 isoform X3, encoding MKLQLSFVILCSFLFQESEGLGLASSMASMLLPIKFKPLDLSLYGGRSRFLFQLNAHHPKSFHFHAPHPSTRGPSPSPSPSPSSSRVGWIHKGRLPLPAIPSNHLKEGPTISPTSSPLATNKKSVPPLPSMALPPPPPNKGCVSVACTEPLTFTPPGTACACVWPIQVRLQFGISLYAFFPMVSELALQIAEAVPLDQSQVRIMGADAVDPELQKTTVVINLVPLAQPFTSAAAFSIYKKFWTKDLSINTSTFGVYDVVYVHYPGLPASPPAWPSSSATIDVQPDPGGRSGPIKPLGVDVARVRKNQSANNIIIVIVLSSLTAFVVCMGFILLVLSKCRNARETHHQGLIPQDGKQSGGGRLVTLSSASVSFNSSLMAFTGTAKLFSVEDIGRATDDLDSSRIVGEGGFGLVYGGTLDDGRKVAVKVLKRDDQQGGREFLAEVEMLGRLHHRNLVKLIGICAEEHSRCLVYELVPNGSVESHLHGVDKEVAPLDWPARMKIALGAARGLAYLHEDSSPRVIHRDFKSSNILLEHDYTPKVSDFGLARAAMDEAHKHVSTHVMGTFGYLAPEYAMTGHLLVKSDVYSYGVVLLELLTGRKPVDLSQPSGQENLVAWARPLLATREGLEMIIDPSLKSGVPLDNVARVAAIASMCVQPEVSHRPFMGEVVQALKLVCNELDETREPVSRSVSQDDFSVDVESCKQSRRLNETKVALSAVDLSSSSAAFQGRESESFRRQFNSAPLKMERKRKFWQRLRGLSRGSMSEHEYSLQL
- the LOC130991442 gene encoding receptor-like serine/threonine-protein kinase ALE2 isoform X6, whose amino-acid sequence is MKLQLSFVILCSFLFQESEGLGLASSMASMLLPIKFKPLDLSLYGGRSRFLFQLNVAGPSPSPSPSPSSSRVGWIHKGRLPLPAIPSNHLKGPTISPTSSPLATNKKSVPPLPSMALPPPPPNKGCVSVACTEPLTFTPPGTACACVWPIQVRLQFGISLYAFFPMVSELALQIAEAVPLDQSQVRIMGADAVDPELQKTTVVINLVPLAQPFTSAAAFSIYKKFWTKDLSINTSTFGVYDVVYVHYPGLPASPPAWPSSSATIDVQPDPGGRSGPIKPLGVDVARVRKNQSANNIIIVIVLSSLTAFVVCMGFILLVLSKCRNARETHHQGLIPQDGKQSGGGRLVTLSSASVSFNSSLMAFTGTAKLFSVEDIGRATDDLDSSRIVGEGGFGLVYGGTLDDGRKVAVKVLKRDDQQGGREFLAEVEMLGRLHHRNLVKLIGICAEEHSRCLVYELVPNGSVESHLHGVDKEVAPLDWPARMKIALGAARGLAYLHEDSSPRVIHRDFKSSNILLEHDYTPKVSDFGLARAAMDEAHKHVSTHVMGTFGYLAPEYAMTGHLLVKSDVYSYGVVLLELLTGRKPVDLSQPSGQENLVAWARPLLATREGLEMIIDPSLKSGVPLDNVARVAAIASMCVQPEVSHRPFMGEVVQALKLVCNELDETREPVSRSVSQDDFSVDVESCKQSRRLNETKVALSAVDLSSSSAAFQGRESESFRRQFNSAPLKMERKRKFWQRLRGLSRGSMSEHEYSLQL
- the LOC130991442 gene encoding receptor-like serine/threonine-protein kinase ALE2 isoform X5, with the translated sequence MKLQLSFVILCSFLFQESEGLGLASSMASMLLPIKFKPLDLSLYGGRSRFLFQLNVAGPSPSPSPSPSSSRVGWIHKGRLPLPAIPSNHLKEGPTISPTSSPLATNKKSVPPLPSMALPPPPPNKGCVSVACTEPLTFTPPGTACACVWPIQVRLQFGISLYAFFPMVSELALQIAEAVPLDQSQVRIMGADAVDPELQKTTVVINLVPLAQPFTSAAAFSIYKKFWTKDLSINTSTFGVYDVVYVHYPGLPASPPAWPSSSATIDVQPDPGGRSGPIKPLGVDVARVRKNQSANNIIIVIVLSSLTAFVVCMGFILLVLSKCRNARETHHQGLIPQDGKQSGGGRLVTLSSASVSFNSSLMAFTGTAKLFSVEDIGRATDDLDSSRIVGEGGFGLVYGGTLDDGRKVAVKVLKRDDQQGGREFLAEVEMLGRLHHRNLVKLIGICAEEHSRCLVYELVPNGSVESHLHGVDKEVAPLDWPARMKIALGAARGLAYLHEDSSPRVIHRDFKSSNILLEHDYTPKVSDFGLARAAMDEAHKHVSTHVMGTFGYLAPEYAMTGHLLVKSDVYSYGVVLLELLTGRKPVDLSQPSGQENLVAWARPLLATREGLEMIIDPSLKSGVPLDNVARVAAIASMCVQPEVSHRPFMGEVVQALKLVCNELDETREPVSRSVSQDDFSVDVESCKQSRRLNETKVALSAVDLSSSSAAFQGRESESFRRQFNSAPLKMERKRKFWQRLRGLSRGSMSEHEYSLQL